One uncultured Alphaproteobacteria bacterium genomic region harbors:
- a CDS encoding putative Predicted redox protein (Evidence 3 : Function proposed based on presence of conserved amino acid motif, structural feature or limited homology): MTILTARNDGGSRFTATFTNHGSTVVTDAAAGHGGEGSSYSPIDLTLAALVNCTGTLIAIKARSMGLDTTGMTLAGDYAMGQGMIGSCTIAVAVPCEADERQRQGMVRAAAHCPVRRSLHPDIKVELTIRWADGSVETVAD; this comes from the coding sequence ATGACCATCCTCACGGCGCGGAACGACGGCGGCAGCCGCTTCACCGCAACCTTCACCAACCATGGCTCCACCGTCGTCACCGATGCCGCCGCGGGTCACGGCGGCGAGGGCAGCTCCTATTCGCCGATCGACCTCACCCTCGCGGCGCTGGTCAACTGCACCGGCACCCTGATCGCGATCAAGGCCCGCTCGATGGGCCTCGACACCACCGGCATGACGCTGGCGGGCGACTACGCCATGGGCCAGGGGATGATCGGCTCCTGCACCATCGCCGTGGCGGTGCCGTGCGAGGCCGACGAGCGCCAGCGCCAGGGAATGGTGCGCGCCGCCGCCCACTGCCCGGTGCGCCGCAGCCTGCACCCGGACATCAAGGTGGAGCTCACCATCCGCTGGGCCGACGGCTCGGTCGAAACCGTCGCAGACTAG
- the betI gene encoding DNA-binding transcriptional repressor (Evidence 2a : Function of homologous gene experimentally demonstrated in an other organism; Product type r : regulator) produces MGRRSLKTVRRDDLIRACIETLAEDGWDGASLARIAGRAGLSAGLVAHYFGDKAELMEATMRHVCFRLWRRQADLLTQARAPIDRVAAVIDANLGSDQFGTESCAIWLAFWAQANHLPRLGRIHRITAARLSSNLRHALGGLLPPETPERAATLARIATGLSILIDGLWLRAALGDVSPAEARSLALAHLDAELARMVCR; encoded by the coding sequence ATGGGACGCCGCAGCCTCAAAACCGTACGCCGGGACGACCTGATCCGCGCGTGCATCGAAACCCTCGCCGAGGACGGGTGGGACGGCGCGAGCCTCGCGCGGATCGCCGGTCGCGCCGGCCTGAGCGCCGGTCTCGTCGCCCACTATTTCGGCGACAAGGCGGAACTGATGGAAGCGACGATGCGCCACGTCTGCTTCCGCCTGTGGCGGCGTCAGGCCGACCTGCTGACGCAGGCCCGGGCTCCGATCGACCGGGTCGCCGCCGTGATCGACGCCAATCTCGGCAGCGACCAGTTCGGCACCGAGAGCTGCGCGATCTGGCTCGCCTTCTGGGCGCAGGCGAACCACCTCCCCCGCCTCGGGCGGATCCACCGCATCACCGCCGCCCGCCTGTCGAGCAACCTGCGCCATGCGCTCGGCGGCCTGCTCCCTCCCGAAACGCCGGAGCGTGCGGCCACGCTTGCCCGCATCGCCACCGGGCTTTCGATCCTGATCGACGGGCTCTGGCTTCGCGCCGCGCTCGGCGACGTCTCCCCGGCGGAGGCCCGGTCGCTGGCGCTCGCACACCTCGACGCCGAACTCGCACGCATGGTATGCCGATGA
- a CDS encoding Beta-lactamase domain protein, translated as MAGSHFSVTVLVENTAREGFAAEHGLAFWIDTPQGPILFDTGQGGALVANAGRLNLDLGAAHFLVLSHGHYDHTGAVDQVLAHNDALMVVHHPEIFRERYSVRPGNVRPIGIAPACAAAIRALPPQRVCASAAPVELVPDVGTTGQIPRATPYEDVGGPFFLDAAGTIPDDIPDDQAMWFLTEKGLVVICGCAHAGLINTVHQARRITGEHRVAGLVGGFHLNAATETRLEETARVLIDWNVGFVMPCHCSGVAATEFMRAALGSRVLAPSAGDTLEF; from the coding sequence ATGGCCGGATCGCATTTCTCCGTGACGGTTCTGGTGGAGAACACCGCGCGCGAGGGGTTCGCGGCGGAACACGGGCTGGCGTTCTGGATCGACACGCCGCAAGGGCCGATCCTGTTCGACACCGGCCAGGGCGGCGCGCTCGTCGCCAACGCCGGGCGCCTCAACCTCGACCTCGGCGCGGCGCACTTCCTGGTGCTTTCCCACGGCCATTACGACCATACCGGCGCGGTCGATCAGGTGCTGGCGCACAACGACGCGCTGATGGTCGTCCACCATCCGGAAATCTTCCGCGAGCGCTACAGCGTCCGCCCCGGCAACGTCCGGCCGATCGGCATCGCCCCCGCCTGCGCGGCGGCGATCCGCGCCCTGCCGCCGCAGCGCGTGTGCGCCAGCGCGGCCCCGGTCGAGTTGGTGCCCGACGTCGGCACCACCGGCCAGATTCCGCGCGCTACCCCTTACGAGGACGTCGGCGGTCCGTTCTTCCTCGACGCCGCGGGCACGATCCCCGACGACATCCCCGACGATCAGGCGATGTGGTTCCTCACCGAAAAGGGCCTGGTGGTGATCTGCGGTTGCGCCCACGCCGGGCTGATCAACACCGTCCACCAGGCGCGCCGGATCACCGGCGAGCACCGCGTCGCCGGGCTCGTCGGGGGCTTCCACCTCAACGCCGCGACGGAAACCCGCCTCGAAGAGACCGCGCGGGTGCTGATCGACTGGAACGTCGGCTTCGTCATGCCCTGCCACTGTTCGGGCGTCGCCGCCACCGAATTCATGCGCGCCGCCCTCGGCTCCCGCGTACTGGCACCCTCGGCGGGAGATACGCTGGAGTTCTGA
- a CDS encoding conserved hypothetical protein (Evidence 4 : Homologs of previously reported genes of unknown function), which translates to MDGYLVTFFTQQSRAHDGTPLAGWILEQARALGVGGATILAGQEGFGHDGRVHSDSLFDMEDPPLQVVLALTPEECEQLLAAISAQGHRVFYVKSRVEFGFTRPE; encoded by the coding sequence TTGGACGGCTATCTCGTCACCTTCTTCACGCAGCAGAGCCGCGCCCACGACGGCACCCCGCTTGCCGGGTGGATTCTCGAACAGGCCCGGGCGCTCGGCGTCGGCGGGGCCACGATCCTCGCCGGTCAGGAGGGGTTCGGCCACGACGGCCGCGTGCATTCCGACAGTCTGTTCGACATGGAGGATCCGCCGTTGCAGGTGGTTCTCGCCCTCACGCCCGAGGAATGCGAGCAGCTGCTGGCCGCCATCTCGGCGCAGGGCCACCGGGTGTTCTACGTCAAATCCCGGGTCGAATTCGGCTTCACTCGCCCCGAGTGA
- a CDS encoding Glycine betaine/L-proline ABC transporter,substrate-binding periplasmic protein, whose translation MNLFKSAGTLAIAAACLAPLPAAAAPRCEIDRPVVFAALDWDSAAFHTALARFVTETGYGCKTSTIPGSSIPLLNGMAHGDVDVTMEQWIGVLGEAWRKAEATGNVRIVGVAFDDATQGWYVPRYLVEGPDAPAPGLKSVADLPRYKDLFRDPEEPSKGRFYNGIAGWGAEIVNTRKLQAYGLDADYTNFRPGTGAALSSAIASAFKRKKPILFYYWGPTWVLGRYDSVMLEEPAYDEKIWEVLNSDKPVGKATAFPTMKVYTTANTRFIAQAPKLVAFLDKFRTSNAEASRALVRMRELGGTDAAETVAKQWLRDNPATWSAWMPADVAARVKAAL comes from the coding sequence GTGAACCTCTTCAAATCCGCAGGCACGCTGGCCATCGCCGCCGCCTGCCTCGCGCCGCTCCCCGCCGCCGCCGCCCCCCGATGCGAGATCGACCGCCCGGTCGTATTCGCCGCGCTGGATTGGGATTCCGCCGCGTTCCACACCGCCCTCGCCCGGTTCGTTACGGAAACGGGCTACGGCTGCAAGACCTCGACGATTCCCGGCAGCAGCATTCCGCTGCTCAACGGCATGGCGCACGGCGACGTCGACGTGACGATGGAGCAGTGGATCGGCGTTCTCGGCGAAGCCTGGCGCAAGGCCGAGGCGACCGGCAACGTGCGGATCGTCGGCGTCGCCTTCGACGACGCGACGCAGGGATGGTACGTGCCGCGCTACCTCGTCGAAGGGCCGGACGCACCCGCGCCGGGGCTGAAGTCGGTAGCCGACCTGCCGCGCTACAAGGACCTGTTCCGCGACCCCGAGGAACCCTCCAAGGGCCGCTTCTACAACGGCATCGCCGGCTGGGGCGCGGAGATCGTCAACACCCGCAAGCTCCAGGCCTACGGCCTCGACGCGGACTACACCAACTTCCGCCCCGGCACCGGCGCCGCGCTCTCCTCCGCGATCGCCTCCGCGTTCAAGCGCAAGAAGCCGATCCTCTTCTACTACTGGGGACCCACCTGGGTGCTGGGGCGCTATGACAGCGTGATGCTTGAAGAACCCGCCTACGACGAAAAGATCTGGGAGGTCCTCAATTCCGACAAGCCGGTCGGCAAGGCCACCGCCTTCCCGACGATGAAGGTCTACACCACCGCCAATACCCGGTTCATCGCCCAGGCGCCGAAGCTCGTCGCCTTTCTCGACAAGTTCCGGACGAGCAACGCCGAAGCCTCGCGGGCACTGGTGAGGATGCGCGAGCTGGGCGGCACCGACGCCGCCGAAACCGTGGCGAAGCAGTGGTTGCGCGACAACCCCGCGACCTGGAGCGCCTGGATGCCCGCCGATGTCGCCGCACGCGTCAAGGCGGCGCTCTGA
- a CDS encoding conserved membrane hypothetical protein (Evidence 4 : Homologs of previously reported genes of unknown function): MIGPAINGGALVFGSLFGAVVGPRLGKSLRQQIPLVFGCSAMGIGVSMVLKVHAFAPVVLALILGTGFGILVRVEERVQRVSAKSRKLVEKVARPAAGVGQEEFLDKFVALVVLFCVSGMGVYGSLNEGMTGDPSLLIVKSILDFFTALIFASSLGFAVCLLAIPQFAVQALLYFGAAQIVPLTTPETMADFSACGGLIMLATGFRICGIKPFPVADMIPALILVMPLSRAWTALIP; this comes from the coding sequence ATGATAGGTCCCGCAATCAACGGCGGGGCGCTGGTCTTCGGCAGCCTGTTCGGCGCCGTCGTCGGCCCCCGCCTCGGCAAGTCCCTGCGTCAGCAGATTCCGCTGGTGTTCGGGTGTTCGGCAATGGGAATCGGCGTGTCGATGGTTCTCAAGGTCCACGCCTTCGCGCCGGTGGTTCTGGCGCTGATTCTCGGGACCGGGTTCGGTATTCTCGTCCGCGTCGAGGAGCGCGTGCAGCGCGTCTCCGCCAAGTCGCGCAAGCTGGTGGAGAAGGTGGCGCGGCCCGCCGCGGGGGTGGGGCAAGAGGAGTTCCTGGACAAGTTCGTCGCGCTGGTGGTGCTGTTCTGCGTCAGCGGCATGGGCGTGTACGGTTCGCTCAACGAGGGCATGACCGGCGATCCCTCGCTGCTGATCGTCAAGTCGATCCTCGATTTCTTCACCGCCCTGATCTTCGCTTCGTCGCTCGGCTTCGCCGTGTGCCTGCTGGCGATTCCGCAGTTCGCGGTGCAGGCGCTGCTCTACTTCGGCGCGGCGCAGATCGTGCCGCTCACCACGCCCGAGACGATGGCGGATTTCTCGGCGTGCGGCGGGCTGATCATGCTCGCCACCGGATTCCGGATTTGCGGCATCAAGCCGTTCCCGGTCGCCGACATGATCCCGGCGCTGATCCTGGTGATGCCGCTTTCCCGAGCATGGACCGCGCTGATCCCCTGA
- the thiC gene encoding thiamin (pyrimidine moiety) biosynthesis protein (Evidence 2a : Function of homologous gene experimentally demonstrated in an other organism; PubMedId : 8432721; Product type e : enzyme) produces MSNSQCPVRRVVRGVLHPEVAVPCREIPRADAPPLVLDAVDAGGPGIKRPWLARRADLARDETGALRAAPGCRITQRNRAAAGEITPEMEWVAIRESLGAPGWVTPEAVRERVARGAAIVPANPNHPELEPMAIGGGFRVKVNANIGTSGEVSDLAAEVEKMTDAVAAGADTVMDLSTGREIARTREAILRASPVPVGTVPLYEALVRAGGRPEDLTWEIFAETLRDHARQGVDYVTVHAGVRRAHLPLAAARTTGVVSRGGAILARWCAAHDAENFLYDRFDAVCDILAAYDVAVSLGDGLRPGSGADANDAAQFAELDTLGELAAHAGGRGVQTMIEGPGHVPMDRIAENIARHRAACGEAPLYTLGPLVTDAAPGYDHVTGAIGGAMIAWLGASMLCVVTPKEHLGLPDRDDVRAGVAAFRVAAHAADVARGHAAAKARDLALSQARYGFRWEEQIALALDPATALVYRGEAAGAHHCTMCGEAFCSMRSFRSVAETIAEPA; encoded by the coding sequence ATGTCGAATTCCCAGTGTCCCGTCCGCCGCGTCGTGCGCGGCGTCCTCCACCCGGAGGTTGCGGTGCCGTGCCGCGAGATTCCCCGCGCCGACGCTCCGCCTCTGGTGCTCGACGCCGTCGACGCGGGCGGCCCGGGGATCAAGCGTCCGTGGCTCGCCCGCCGCGCCGATCTGGCGCGTGACGAAACCGGGGCGTTGCGCGCCGCTCCCGGCTGCCGCATCACCCAGCGCAACCGCGCGGCGGCGGGCGAGATCACCCCGGAGATGGAGTGGGTGGCGATTCGCGAGTCGCTCGGCGCGCCCGGCTGGGTGACGCCCGAAGCGGTGCGCGAGCGGGTGGCGCGGGGCGCGGCGATCGTGCCCGCCAATCCCAACCATCCGGAACTGGAGCCGATGGCGATCGGCGGCGGCTTCCGCGTCAAGGTCAACGCCAACATCGGTACCTCGGGCGAGGTGTCCGATCTCGCCGCTGAGGTGGAGAAGATGACCGACGCGGTGGCGGCGGGGGCGGATACGGTGATGGATCTTTCGACCGGGCGGGAGATCGCCCGCACCCGCGAGGCGATTCTGCGCGCCTCCCCGGTGCCGGTCGGCACCGTGCCGCTCTACGAGGCGCTGGTGCGCGCGGGAGGCAGGCCCGAGGACCTCACCTGGGAGATCTTCGCCGAAACCCTCCGCGACCACGCCCGCCAGGGGGTGGATTACGTCACCGTCCATGCGGGCGTGCGGCGTGCGCACCTGCCGCTCGCGGCGGCGCGCACCACCGGCGTGGTCAGCCGCGGCGGCGCGATCCTGGCGCGCTGGTGCGCGGCGCACGATGCCGAGAATTTCCTCTACGACCGCTTCGACGCGGTATGCGACATCCTCGCCGCCTACGACGTGGCGGTCTCGCTGGGCGACGGCCTGCGCCCCGGCTCGGGCGCGGACGCCAACGACGCCGCCCAGTTCGCCGAACTCGACACCCTCGGCGAGCTCGCCGCCCACGCGGGCGGGCGGGGCGTGCAGACGATGATCGAAGGCCCCGGCCACGTGCCGATGGACCGCATCGCCGAGAACATCGCCCGCCACCGCGCCGCCTGCGGCGAAGCGCCGCTCTATACCCTGGGGCCGCTCGTCACCGACGCGGCGCCGGGTTACGACCACGTCACCGGCGCGATCGGCGGCGCGATGATCGCGTGGCTGGGGGCGTCGATGCTGTGCGTGGTGACGCCGAAGGAGCACCTCGGCCTGCCCGACCGGGACGACGTGCGCGCGGGGGTCGCGGCGTTCCGCGTCGCCGCCCACGCCGCCGACGTGGCACGCGGCCACGCGGCGGCGAAGGCGCGGGATCTCGCCCTCTCGCAGGCGCGCTACGGCTTCCGCTGGGAGGAGCAGATCGCCCTCGCCCTCGACCCCGCGACCGCGCTCGTCTATCGCGGCGAGGCGGCGGGGGCGCATCACTGCACGATGTGCGGCGAGGCGTTCTGCTCGATGCGCAGCTTCCGCAGCGTCGCCGAGACGATCGCCGAGCCGGCCTAG
- the betB gene encoding betaine aldehyde dehydrogenase, NAD-dependent (Evidence 2a : Function of homologous gene experimentally demonstrated in an other organism; PubMedId : 1879697; Product type e : enzyme): MIPLLTSHVGGGFLPPSDGETFETRSPFDGRPIARVLAATATDVDAAVGAARTAFATWSETGGAARGKCLARAAELIRARGDEIARLESLDGGKPISETPEADVASGADCFAHFAGIAERLADSPRVAVGDQGYFYTRREPLGVVGAIGAWNYPFQIACWKAAPALAAGNAVVFKPAELTPLSAALLAEILVEAGLPEGAFNVVQGDARVGRLLTAHPGIDKISFTGEVGTGKAVAAAGAATLKRVTLELGGKSALLVFADADLDDAVAAAMLGNFYTQGQICTNCTRVFVHRDVHDAFVDRLVARTRRLRLGDPLDPATQVGPLISPAHRDKVMEYVNLGTREGAKIAVGGGPPDDAALAAGNFVLPTVFTGCADDMTICREEIFGPVMSVLRFSDEAEAIARANALPFGLAAGAITADPERARRVARRLQAGVVWINSYNLTPVTMPFGGCKQSGYGRENGGMAAIAEMTFEKSVYVATNHVESPYR, from the coding sequence ATGATCCCGCTCCTTACGTCCCACGTCGGCGGCGGTTTTCTCCCGCCGTCCGACGGCGAAACGTTCGAAACCCGCAGCCCCTTCGACGGACGGCCGATCGCCCGCGTCCTCGCCGCCACCGCGACCGACGTCGACGCCGCGGTCGGCGCCGCACGCACCGCGTTCGCGACATGGTCGGAGACCGGGGGCGCCGCGCGCGGCAAATGTCTCGCCCGCGCCGCCGAGCTGATCCGCGCGCGCGGCGACGAGATCGCCCGCCTCGAAAGCCTGGACGGCGGCAAGCCGATTTCGGAAACCCCCGAAGCGGACGTGGCCTCGGGCGCGGACTGCTTCGCGCATTTCGCCGGAATCGCGGAACGCCTCGCCGACTCGCCCCGCGTCGCGGTGGGCGACCAGGGCTATTTCTACACCCGCCGCGAGCCCCTCGGCGTGGTCGGCGCGATCGGCGCCTGGAACTATCCGTTCCAGATCGCCTGTTGGAAGGCCGCACCCGCACTCGCCGCGGGCAACGCGGTGGTCTTCAAGCCCGCGGAGCTGACGCCGCTGTCGGCGGCGCTGCTGGCGGAGATTCTCGTCGAAGCCGGCCTGCCGGAAGGCGCGTTCAACGTCGTCCAGGGCGACGCGCGCGTCGGCCGCCTGCTCACCGCACACCCCGGCATCGACAAGATCTCGTTCACCGGCGAGGTCGGCACCGGCAAGGCGGTGGCGGCCGCCGGTGCGGCGACGCTGAAGCGGGTCACCCTCGAACTCGGCGGCAAGTCGGCGCTGCTGGTGTTCGCCGACGCCGACCTCGACGACGCGGTCGCAGCGGCGATGCTCGGCAACTTCTATACCCAGGGGCAGATCTGCACCAATTGCACCCGCGTGTTCGTTCACCGCGACGTCCACGACGCGTTCGTCGACCGCCTCGTCGCGCGCACCCGGCGCCTGCGGCTCGGCGACCCGCTCGACCCCGCCACCCAGGTGGGACCGCTGATCTCGCCCGCCCACCGCGACAAGGTGATGGAGTACGTGAACCTCGGCACGCGCGAGGGCGCGAAAATCGCCGTCGGCGGCGGCCCGCCGGACGATGCGGCGCTGGCGGCCGGCAACTTCGTGTTGCCGACGGTGTTCACCGGATGCGCCGACGACATGACGATCTGCCGCGAGGAGATTTTCGGCCCGGTGATGAGCGTGCTGCGCTTCTCCGACGAAGCCGAGGCGATCGCGCGCGCCAACGCCCTGCCGTTCGGCCTCGCCGCCGGGGCGATCACCGCCGACCCGGAGCGGGCGCGCCGCGTCGCCCGCCGCCTTCAGGCGGGGGTGGTGTGGATCAACAGCTACAACCTCACCCCCGTGACGATGCCGTTCGGCGGCTGCAAGCAGTCGGGCTACGGCCGCGAGAACGGCGGCATGGCCGCGATCGCGGAAATGACGTTCGAAAAGAGCGTCTACGTCGCAACCAACCACGTGGAGTCCCCCTACCGATGA
- the glgC gene encoding glucose-1-phosphate adenylyltransferase (Evidence 2a : Function of homologous gene experimentally demonstrated in an other organism; PubMedId : 1320612, 1339262, 1648099, 21237941, 2543670, 2844780, 359552, 6300111, 8385906, 9587413; Product type e : enzyme) → MDTSQRDLNTSLKNTLALVLAGGRGSRLMDLTDSLAKPAIHFAGKFRIIDFPLTNCIHSGIRKVAVPTQYRSHHLIQHVQRGWNFLKAELQEFIEIWPAQQQTADESWYRGTADAVYQNMDLLKAIDPTYILVLAGDHVYKQDYSKMLAQHIERRAEATVACVEVPIGLASSFGVVKVDENEQIVEFMEKPANPAPVPGRPDTAFASMGIYIFNADFLFQQLIRDAGTQGSSRDFGKDMLPSLVGRSRLFAHRFADSCVRSGPQVEPYWRDVGTVDAYWEANIDLTSVTPALDLYDPDWPIWTTQEQRPPAKFVFDDDDRRGVALDSVVGAGCIVSGGTVRGSLISNNVRVNSHSLVEDSVILPNCDIGRHAVIRKAIIAEGTHIPQGMEIGVDAELDAKRFYRSEGGVVLVTRQMIEDLD, encoded by the coding sequence ATGGATACCAGTCAACGCGACCTCAATACCTCGTTGAAGAACACCCTCGCTCTCGTGCTCGCGGGCGGGCGCGGCAGCCGCCTGATGGATCTCACCGACTCGCTCGCCAAGCCCGCCATCCACTTCGCCGGCAAGTTCCGCATCATCGACTTTCCGCTCACCAACTGCATCCATTCGGGCATCCGCAAGGTCGCGGTGCCGACCCAGTACCGCTCCCACCACCTGATCCAGCACGTTCAGCGCGGCTGGAACTTCCTCAAGGCGGAGCTGCAGGAGTTCATCGAAATCTGGCCCGCGCAGCAGCAGACCGCCGACGAAAGCTGGTATCGCGGCACCGCCGACGCGGTCTACCAGAACATGGACCTGCTGAAGGCGATCGACCCCACCTACATCCTCGTGCTCGCGGGCGACCACGTCTACAAGCAGGACTATTCGAAGATGCTCGCCCAGCACATCGAACGCCGCGCCGAGGCCACGGTCGCCTGCGTCGAGGTGCCGATCGGCCTCGCCTCGTCGTTCGGGGTGGTCAAGGTCGACGAGAACGAGCAGATCGTCGAGTTCATGGAGAAGCCCGCCAACCCGGCGCCGGTTCCCGGCCGGCCCGACACCGCGTTCGCCTCGATGGGCATCTACATCTTCAACGCCGACTTCCTGTTCCAGCAGCTCATCCGCGACGCCGGAACCCAGGGTTCGAGCCGCGACTTCGGCAAGGACATGCTGCCGAGCCTGGTCGGGCGCTCGCGCCTGTTCGCCCACCGCTTCGCCGACAGCTGCGTGCGCTCCGGGCCGCAGGTCGAGCCCTACTGGCGCGACGTCGGCACCGTCGACGCCTATTGGGAAGCCAACATCGACCTCACCAGCGTCACCCCGGCGCTCGACCTCTACGACCCCGACTGGCCGATCTGGACCACCCAGGAACAGCGCCCGCCGGCGAAATTCGTGTTCGACGACGACGACCGCCGCGGCGTCGCCCTCGATTCGGTGGTCGGCGCGGGCTGCATCGTCTCCGGCGGCACGGTGCGCGGCTCGCTGATCTCCAACAACGTGCGCGTCAACTCGCATTCGCTGGTGGAGGATTCGGTGATCCTGCCGAACTGCGACATCGGCCGCCACGCGGTGATCCGCAAGGCGATCATCGCCGAAGGCACCCACATCCCGCAGGGCATGGAGATCGGCGTCGACGCCGAACTCGACGCCAAACGCTTCTACCGCTCCGAGGGCGGCGTGGTGCTGGTGACCCGGCAGATGATCGAGGATCTGGACTGA
- the glgA gene encoding glycogen synthase (Evidence 2a : Function of homologous gene experimentally demonstrated in an other organism; PubMedId : 1644773, 3097003, 5326687, 6300111; Product type e : enzyme) translates to MKILFVAGEVYPLAKTGGLADVVGALPKAFRSLGDEVRVMLPGYPEAMARVAETGRPLPLADAMGYGAARIVPARMPDSNLDVFLVDCPEAFARPGGPYQDADGRDWPDNARRFALLSRAAALLGVGGGLAGWQPDIVHAHDWQTGLVPVYMRQWGGSTAGSVFTIHNLHYQGVFPPAVLGEIGVDPALFTIDALEYWGNVSLLKAGLVFSDYLTTVSPTYAREIQTEGFGYGLDGVVRWRAQTLRGILNGIDPEIWSPEVDAAIAQPYSVSDVSGKARCKAALQAAAGLAPDAQAPLLGLLGRLVWQKGVDIVLDALPEIVEMGFQVVIQGAGEPALEARCREAAAIFAGKVAAHIGYDETFAHVIEAGADVLAVPSRFEPCGLTQMYALRYGTLPVVRRTGGLADSVADVGETPDGTGFVFDGEAPADFLAALIRARELYDRPAAWAEVRARGMTKDFSWRAAAVRYREVYEAVLRARRG, encoded by the coding sequence ATGAAGATTCTTTTTGTCGCCGGGGAGGTTTACCCGCTGGCGAAGACCGGCGGGCTGGCCGACGTCGTCGGTGCGCTGCCGAAGGCGTTCCGGAGCCTCGGCGACGAGGTGCGGGTGATGCTGCCGGGCTATCCGGAGGCGATGGCCAGGGTGGCGGAGACGGGCCGTCCGCTGCCGCTCGCCGACGCGATGGGCTACGGCGCGGCGCGCATCGTTCCGGCGCGGATGCCGGACAGCAACCTCGACGTCTTCCTCGTCGACTGCCCCGAGGCGTTCGCCCGCCCGGGCGGCCCGTACCAGGACGCCGACGGCCGCGATTGGCCGGACAACGCGCGGCGCTTCGCCCTGCTGTCCCGCGCCGCGGCGCTGCTCGGGGTCGGCGGCGGCCTCGCGGGCTGGCAGCCCGACATCGTGCACGCCCACGATTGGCAGACCGGGCTGGTGCCGGTCTACATGCGGCAGTGGGGCGGAAGCACGGCGGGTTCGGTGTTCACCATCCACAATCTTCATTACCAGGGGGTGTTTCCGCCTGCGGTGCTGGGCGAGATCGGCGTCGATCCGGCGCTGTTCACCATCGACGCGCTCGAATACTGGGGCAACGTCAGTCTGCTCAAGGCGGGCCTGGTGTTCTCCGACTACCTCACTACGGTCAGCCCCACCTACGCGCGGGAGATCCAGACCGAGGGCTTCGGCTACGGCCTCGACGGCGTGGTGCGCTGGCGCGCGCAGACCCTGCGCGGCATCCTCAACGGCATCGATCCGGAGATCTGGAGCCCCGAAGTCGACGCGGCGATCGCGCAACCGTATTCGGTTTCGGACGTTAGCGGAAAGGCGCGATGCAAGGCGGCGCTTCAGGCGGCCGCGGGCCTCGCGCCCGACGCGCAGGCGCCGCTGCTCGGGCTGCTCGGGCGGTTGGTGTGGCAGAAGGGGGTCGATATCGTCCTGGACGCGCTGCCGGAGATCGTCGAGATGGGATTCCAGGTAGTGATCCAGGGTGCTGGAGAGCCCGCCCTGGAGGCACGCTGCCGCGAGGCGGCGGCGATCTTCGCGGGAAAGGTGGCGGCGCATATTGGCTACGACGAAACCTTCGCCCATGTGATCGAGGCGGGGGCGGACGTTCTCGCGGTGCCGTCGCGCTTCGAGCCGTGCGGGCTGACGCAGATGTACGCGCTGCGCTACGGCACCCTGCCGGTGGTGCGCCGCACCGGCGGCCTCGCCGACAGCGTCGCCGACGTCGGCGAAACCCCGGACGGCACCGGCTTCGTCTTCGACGGCGAAGCCCCCGCCGACTTCCTCGCGGCGTTGATCCGCGCCCGCGAGCTCTACGACCGCCCCGCCGCCTGGGCCGAGGTCCGGGCGCGCGGCATGACCAAGGATTTCTCCTGGCGCGCCGCCGCGGTGCGCTATCGCGAAGTTTACGAAGCCGTCCTGAGGGCCAGAAGAGGGTAG